One Alkaliphilus sp. B6464 genomic window carries:
- a CDS encoding LytR/AlgR family response regulator transcription factor: MNIRAVIIDDEYLSIEELTFLLSKIHYIDIVGKADCGIEGLDLVKKLRPDLVFVDVRMPDIDGIQLSKEINKLNIECKIIFTTAYDQYAIEAFDVDAIDYILKPYEEERVLKAVSKVRYIIENNYTNNNKVSTNNISLNKLPVLKDDKLLLIDVEDILLIYTEDRNIFIKTNKETFSSSSSLQELEEKLNEKGFFRTHRSYLVNLNKIREISPWFNGSYVAIVEGINDEIPISRNQVKLFKQILGI; the protein is encoded by the coding sequence TTGAATATAAGAGCTGTAATAATTGATGATGAATATTTATCAATTGAAGAACTAACATTTTTACTATCTAAAATCCATTATATAGATATTGTCGGAAAGGCTGATTGTGGGATTGAAGGACTAGATCTTGTAAAAAAACTAAGGCCAGATTTAGTTTTTGTTGATGTAAGGATGCCTGATATTGATGGGATTCAACTTAGCAAAGAAATTAATAAACTAAATATTGAATGTAAAATTATTTTTACTACCGCCTATGACCAATATGCGATAGAAGCCTTTGATGTAGATGCCATTGATTATATATTAAAGCCCTACGAAGAAGAAAGAGTTTTAAAGGCAGTTTCTAAGGTAAGATATATAATAGAAAACAATTATACAAATAATAATAAAGTATCAACAAACAATATTTCTCTTAATAAACTTCCTGTGCTAAAGGATGATAAGCTACTTTTAATAGATGTAGAGGACATTCTTCTAATATATACAGAGGATCGAAATATATTTATAAAAACAAATAAAGAGACATTTTCCTCTAGCAGTTCTCTACAAGAACTAGAAGAAAAACTTAACGAAAAAGGTTTTTTTAGAACCCATAGGAGTTATTTAGTTAATCTTAATAAGATAAGAGAAATTTCACCATGGTTCAATGGCTCCTATGTAGCAATTGTAGAAGGAATTAATGATGAAATACCAATAAGTAGAAATCAAGTGAAACTATTTAAACAAATATTAGGAATTTAA
- a CDS encoding carbon starvation CstA family protein: MTTFLIGLAILIIGGLIYGKYCESVFGPDDRPTPAVSKADGVDYVVMKSWKNSLVQLLNIAGTGPILGPIQGILFGPIAFLTIPLGCVLAGSMHDYFSGMISMRNGGAQMPKMVNKYLGGGVHKVYNIIMWVLMLLVGAVFVYTPGDLIVTELIGQEAVASNKVLWIVYGAIFLYYLIATLFPIDAIIGKVYPVFGGILILSAVGVFVGIIMDGGANLTNLALNANIFSQHPSKLPFMPIFFITVACGIMSGFHSSQATLLSRTVKSEKEGKMTFFNMMLVEGFIAMVWAAGAMILFNRGTALDTNATLMIGLVSREFLGSIGAIFAIIGVIVLPITSGDTAFRSLRLMIAEQFNIDQSDAKKRVAVTAAIFVPALLILGYAKLNPAGFNILWRYFAWTNQTVGIFALAMITVYLSIHKRNYWISLIPGMLYTFVISSYIFHAPIGFGLEGRIGSMFGLSPDSYMISYVLGAICVLLYTFGIFKRASNKEEQILQNALD; this comes from the coding sequence ATGACAACTTTTCTTATTGGGCTAGCAATACTTATTATTGGCGGACTTATTTATGGAAAATACTGTGAGAGTGTTTTTGGTCCTGACGATAGACCTACGCCAGCTGTTAGTAAGGCTGATGGTGTAGACTATGTAGTAATGAAATCATGGAAAAACAGTTTAGTGCAATTATTAAACATAGCAGGTACTGGGCCTATTCTGGGACCTATCCAAGGTATTTTATTTGGACCTATAGCATTTTTAACTATACCCCTTGGATGTGTTCTTGCCGGTTCTATGCATGATTATTTCTCTGGAATGATCTCTATGAGAAATGGTGGAGCTCAAATGCCTAAGATGGTAAATAAGTACTTAGGCGGTGGGGTTCATAAGGTATACAATATTATTATGTGGGTATTGATGCTTTTAGTTGGAGCCGTTTTTGTTTATACACCTGGAGACTTAATAGTTACTGAGTTAATTGGCCAGGAAGCTGTTGCTTCAAATAAGGTATTGTGGATAGTATATGGTGCTATATTTCTTTATTATCTAATTGCAACCTTATTCCCAATAGATGCAATTATTGGTAAGGTGTATCCGGTGTTTGGTGGAATTCTTATACTATCAGCTGTTGGGGTTTTTGTAGGAATAATAATGGATGGTGGAGCGAATCTTACAAATTTAGCTTTAAATGCTAACATATTCTCTCAACATCCTTCTAAACTTCCATTTATGCCTATATTCTTTATCACTGTTGCCTGTGGTATAATGTCAGGATTCCATTCAAGTCAAGCAACATTACTTTCTAGAACTGTTAAGAGTGAAAAAGAAGGAAAAATGACATTCTTTAACATGATGTTAGTAGAAGGATTTATCGCCATGGTATGGGCTGCAGGAGCTATGATATTATTTAATAGAGGAACAGCTCTTGACACAAATGCAACTCTAATGATAGGTCTTGTTTCAAGAGAATTCCTAGGAAGTATAGGAGCAATCTTTGCGATTATCGGGGTTATAGTACTTCCTATAACATCAGGAGATACTGCATTTAGATCTTTAAGACTTATGATTGCAGAACAATTCAATATAGATCAAAGTGATGCTAAAAAGAGAGTCGCTGTTACTGCCGCTATATTTGTGCCAGCACTTCTAATATTAGGATATGCTAAATTAAATCCAGCTGGGTTTAACATACTATGGAGATACTTTGCTTGGACAAACCAAACAGTTGGAATATTTGCACTGGCAATGATTACAGTTTACCTATCTATTCATAAGAGAAACTATTGGATATCATTGATACCAGGTATGTTATATACATTTGTTATATCTAGTTATATCTTCCATGCTCCTATAGGATTTGGTTTAGAAGGCCGAATTGGTTCTATGTTTGGACTTAGCCCAGATAGTTATATGATTTCTTATGTATTAGGTGCAATTTGTGTATTACTTTACACATTTGGTATTTTTAAAAGAGCTTCTAATAAAGAAGAACAAATCTTACAAAATGCATTAGATTAA
- a CDS encoding PadR family transcriptional regulator, translating to MNIQFKKGVLELCVLSLLVKRDYYGYELVEHISIFISISEGTIYPLLRRFRTEGYVTTYLQESQEGPPRKYYKITSKGKEVYDELEIEWESFVNGVNNIIRGVFNE from the coding sequence ATGAACATACAATTTAAAAAAGGCGTACTAGAACTTTGTGTTCTTTCCTTGCTAGTTAAAAGAGATTATTATGGCTATGAGTTAGTAGAGCATATTTCTATATTCATAAGCATATCTGAAGGAACTATCTACCCTTTACTTAGAAGATTTCGTACAGAGGGATATGTAACTACTTACTTACAAGAATCTCAAGAAGGTCCACCTAGAAAGTATTACAAAATAACTTCTAAAGGCAAGGAAGTATATGATGAATTAGAAATAGAATGGGAAAGTTTCGTTAATGGGGTTAATAATATTATAAGGGGTGTTTTTAATGAATAG
- a CDS encoding DUF4097 family beta strand repeat-containing protein, whose amino-acid sequence MNRKVYLEQLKFALQGMPNDELQDILYDYEEHFDIGLSKGKSEAEISNELGDPQQVANNYKIISNPANYDKNYNKNNNYSNDNTSKIISKKILPILAGVTIVVFGVGLLYLMISNNYRPGNFMNIMSIDGVVKSETIDKNMTEGINGVNSISAITSFVDIKIIPQERDDVRIYYHGSIISNIVPDLNVTKELNNLKIELKTRKNIFTSVRKSDLVLEIFVPTTFDGSYNITSSSGDIDISDLKGEKFNINASSGDIDISNLKGEEYNIYASSGDIDISNLKGEEYNINASSGDIDVKNINGETLNIVTSSGNINAQNCIGYLYMTSSSGDIILDLENTSGNIDLSTSSGDMTLKLSDKSNYAVTGSTSSGTFKSNIPMTIDENKSGRFKGTIGSGDKYIKISTSSGDVRFDKR is encoded by the coding sequence ATGAATAGAAAAGTATACTTAGAACAATTAAAATTTGCCTTACAAGGCATGCCTAATGATGAGTTGCAGGATATTTTGTATGACTACGAAGAACACTTTGACATAGGACTTTCTAAAGGAAAATCCGAAGCAGAAATTTCAAATGAATTAGGAGATCCTCAACAAGTTGCAAATAATTATAAAATAATATCTAATCCTGCTAATTATGATAAAAACTATAATAAAAATAACAATTATTCTAATGACAATACAAGCAAAATAATATCTAAAAAAATATTACCTATTTTAGCTGGAGTAACTATTGTGGTCTTTGGAGTTGGTCTACTATATTTAATGATAAGCAATAATTATAGACCTGGAAATTTTATGAATATTATGTCTATAGATGGAGTAGTAAAATCTGAAACTATTGATAAAAACATGACTGAAGGTATTAATGGAGTTAACAGCATTTCTGCTATTACCAGTTTTGTAGATATTAAAATTATTCCACAAGAAAGAGACGATGTAAGAATTTATTACCACGGAAGCATTATATCCAATATTGTACCAGATTTAAATGTAACCAAAGAACTAAATAATTTAAAGATAGAGTTGAAAACTCGAAAAAATATTTTTACAAGTGTACGTAAATCTGATTTAGTTTTAGAAATATTCGTTCCGACTACTTTTGATGGAAGTTATAATATAACTTCCTCTTCTGGCGATATAGATATAAGTGATTTAAAAGGAGAAAAGTTTAATATTAATGCTAGTTCTGGTGATATAGATATAAGTAATCTAAAAGGAGAAGAGTATAATATTTATGCTAGTTCTGGCGATATAGATATAAGTAATCTAAAAGGAGAAGAGTATAATATTAATGCTAGTTCTGGCGATATAGATGTAAAAAATATTAATGGTGAAACATTAAATATAGTAACTTCTTCTGGTAATATTAATGCACAAAACTGTATAGGTTATTTATATATGACTAGTAGCTCGGGTGATATTATATTAGATCTTGAAAATACATCTGGAAATATAGATTTATCTACATCTTCTGGAGATATGACATTAAAACTATCTGATAAATCAAACTATGCAGTTACAGGTTCAACTTCTTCAGGAACCTTTAAATCTAATATTCCAATGACTATAGATGAAAATAAGAGTGGTAGATTTAAGGGAACAATAGGTTCTGGAGATAAATATATTAAGATATCAACTTCATCTGGAGATGTTAGATTTGATAAAAGATAA
- a CDS encoding lactate utilization protein, translated as MDSNAKFIVDARVQRTIKNLENNNMSGYYVETEKEALEKIKELVEEGSLVGIGGSMTLFEIGAIDLLRKGNYKLLDRYKEGIAPADMKEIFRQSFFANTYLTGSNAITENGELYNVDGNGNRVAAMLYGPDQVIVVVGINKLVKNIEQAISRVEETAAPANNIRLHKNNPCTKVGHCMDCKTEGRICNEYTVIKRQSAKGRIHVIIVNKELGY; from the coding sequence ATGGATTCAAATGCTAAATTTATTGTAGATGCTAGAGTACAAAGAACCATAAAAAATTTAGAAAATAACAATATGAGTGGATATTATGTAGAAACAGAAAAGGAAGCCTTGGAAAAAATTAAAGAGTTAGTAGAAGAAGGAAGCTTAGTAGGAATCGGGGGTTCTATGACACTTTTTGAAATAGGTGCTATTGATCTTCTTAGAAAGGGAAATTATAAACTTTTAGATAGATATAAAGAAGGTATAGCTCCTGCAGATATGAAAGAAATTTTTAGACAGAGTTTTTTTGCTAATACATACTTAACAGGCAGTAATGCTATTACTGAAAATGGCGAACTTTATAATGTAGATGGAAATGGGAACAGAGTAGCAGCTATGTTATATGGACCAGATCAAGTTATAGTAGTAGTAGGAATCAATAAGTTAGTAAAAAATATAGAGCAGGCTATTTCAAGAGTTGAGGAGACGGCAGCCCCTGCTAATAATATAAGGCTTCACAAAAATAATCCTTGTACAAAGGTAGGGCATTGCATGGATTGTAAAACTGAGGGTAGAATCTGTAATGAATATACAGTAATTAAGAGACAGAGTGCGAAAGGAAGGATTCATGTAATCATTGTTAATAAGGAGTTAGGCTATTGA
- a CDS encoding serine hydrolase domain-containing protein has translation MEFEEMVEKDFSGCISVVKNGTVIFEKNYGYADLSNKIPNKLNTKFATASAGKVFVAVAILQLIESGKLRFDDNIGNLLDFGLKEIDKRITVRQLLCHTSGIPDYFDESIMSEYDELWKDYPNYKIRKSSDLIPLFINKAMMYRPGERFQYNNTGFVVLGLIIEKLTGQLFDEYLKKNVFEPCSMFDTGYYELDRLPENCANSYIYDKQRGEYYTNIYSVDVKGTGAGGGFTTVLDINKFWSNLLSEKLISNKMLEQMLSVQSSSNSEYYGYGIWLGKIEDNTYIPYFQGCDPGVSFISSYDTVNNTSITAVSNFGCNVWELRRNIFSSINK, from the coding sequence ATGGAATTTGAAGAGATGGTAGAGAAAGATTTTAGTGGCTGTATTTCTGTTGTTAAAAATGGAACTGTGATTTTTGAAAAAAACTATGGTTATGCTGATTTGTCCAATAAAATTCCTAATAAACTTAATACCAAATTTGCTACTGCTTCGGCAGGAAAAGTTTTTGTTGCAGTTGCCATTTTGCAACTAATAGAAAGTGGAAAATTAAGATTTGATGATAACATAGGAAATTTACTTGATTTTGGTTTAAAGGAAATTGATAAGAGAATAACAGTTAGACAACTGTTGTGTCATACATCTGGAATTCCAGATTACTTTGATGAAAGTATAATGAGTGAATATGATGAGTTGTGGAAAGATTATCCTAACTATAAAATTAGGAAGTCATCTGATTTAATACCACTTTTTATTAACAAAGCTATGATGTATCGACCAGGAGAAAGATTTCAATACAATAATACTGGCTTTGTTGTATTAGGTTTAATTATTGAAAAGTTAACAGGTCAATTATTTGATGAATACCTAAAAAAGAATGTTTTTGAACCTTGTAGTATGTTTGATACAGGTTACTATGAATTGGATAGATTACCTGAAAATTGTGCTAACTCGTATATATATGACAAACAACGTGGAGAATATTATACCAATATTTATAGTGTAGATGTTAAAGGAACTGGTGCAGGAGGAGGATTTACTACAGTTTTAGATATAAATAAGTTTTGGTCAAATTTATTAAGTGAAAAACTTATTTCTAATAAAATGTTGGAACAGATGTTAAGTGTACAAAGTAGCAGTAATTCAGAATACTATGGATATGGTATTTGGCTTGGTAAGATAGAAGATAATACATATATACCATATTTTCAAGGTTGCGATCCAGGGGTAAGTTTTATATCGAGTTATGATACAGTTAACAATACTAGTATTACGGCAGTAAGTAATTTTGGATGCAATGTATGGGAATTAAGAAGGAATATATTTAGTTCCATTAACAAATAG
- a CDS encoding GNAT family N-acetyltransferase: MVKVDDEIAGFAFIILDVPKEFTVLSLVEKTNVISDFFIMRNYRGKGVGKKVAFSIFDQFRGSWEIKQTLEMEILFDISVLTSANKIQMLEIGERGSRDSLKIEITNHDITQVLLEEMEGGRFRQTKDSRPSSDNYLLYSMMVYGLIFL, translated from the coding sequence ATAGTCAAAGTTGACGATGAAATCGCTGGGTTTGCTTTTATTATTCTTGATGTTCCTAAGGAGTTTACAGTATTAAGTTTAGTAGAGAAAACTAATGTAATTAGTGATTTTTTTATAATGCGTAATTATAGAGGAAAAGGAGTAGGTAAGAAAGTTGCATTTTCCATATTTGATCAATTTCGTGGATCATGGGAAATTAAGCAAACCTTAGAGATGGAAATATTATTTGATATTTCTGTACTAACTTCAGCTAATAAGATTCAAATGCTAGAAATCGGAGAGCGAGGTTCTAGAGATAGCTTGAAAATAGAAATAACTAATCACGATATTACACAAGTTTTATTAGAAGAAATGGAAGGAGGTCGGTTTAGGCAAACTAAGGATTCGAGACCATCTTCTGATAATTACTTACTTTATTCAATGATGGTATATGGTCTAATTTTTCTATGA
- a CDS encoding ribonuclease HI family protein produces MDLKEAIIYTDGGSRGNPGIAGIGILIEDKDGNVIREISQYVGEQTNNVAEYKALSRGLEAALDIGIEKLTCYLDSELVVKQIKGEYKVKNERMIPMYNMVMPLVKKFKSFEIIHIRRELNKRADQLANEAMDKK; encoded by the coding sequence ATGGACTTAAAAGAGGCGATAATTTATACTGATGGAGGATCTAGGGGTAACCCAGGAATAGCAGGAATAGGTATACTTATAGAAGATAAAGACGGAAATGTAATAAGAGAAATTAGCCAATATGTTGGAGAGCAAACTAATAATGTTGCAGAATATAAGGCTCTTAGCCGTGGACTAGAAGCCGCCCTAGACATTGGTATTGAAAAATTAACATGCTATTTAGATAGCGAACTAGTAGTAAAGCAAATTAAAGGAGAATATAAAGTTAAAAACGAACGAATGATCCCAATGTATAATATGGTTATGCCACTAGTTAAAAAGTTTAAGAGTTTTGAAATTATACATATACGTAGAGAGTTAAATAAAAGGGCAGATCAATTAGCTAATGAAGCTATGGACAAAAAATAG
- a CDS encoding Nif3-like dinuclear metal center hexameric protein, with amino-acid sequence MSIKVGDITQIIENLAPLSYAYKWDNVGLQLGSKEDSVTAVLTTLEITEDILDEAIKNNVNMIVTHHPMIFSPLKNITKEDMKGKLIYKAIKNNISIYAAHTNIDAASGGLNDYIADRLNIKDTKILEEVGNNIYSIEDEEPSNGIGRVGRLNNPKTLARLVTEIKEQINIKYIRVAGDLEATIENVAVINGSGADLIQSAIYEGCQCVITGDVKYHDAQDAISQGINVIDIEHYHSEKFFANFLADYLSDEVRKRGLNVNIIASSIDINPFQTL; translated from the coding sequence GTGTCTATAAAAGTAGGCGATATAACTCAGATTATCGAAAATTTAGCTCCTTTAAGCTACGCATATAAATGGGATAATGTAGGTTTACAGCTAGGAAGTAAAGAAGATAGTGTAACTGCTGTTTTGACAACACTAGAAATAACAGAAGATATTTTAGACGAGGCTATTAAAAATAATGTTAATATGATTGTTACTCACCATCCAATGATTTTCTCTCCATTAAAAAATATTACAAAGGAAGATATGAAAGGAAAACTTATTTATAAGGCTATTAAAAACAATATTAGTATTTATGCTGCCCATACTAATATAGATGCAGCATCTGGAGGATTAAACGATTATATTGCAGATAGATTAAATATAAAAGATACAAAGATTTTAGAAGAAGTAGGAAATAATATTTATTCTATAGAAGATGAAGAACCATCCAATGGAATTGGAAGAGTTGGAAGGTTAAATAATCCTAAAACACTAGCTAGGCTGGTAACAGAAATTAAAGAACAAATTAATATTAAATATATTAGAGTAGCAGGAGATTTAGAGGCTACTATTGAAAATGTAGCTGTAATTAATGGAAGTGGTGCAGATCTTATACAGTCCGCCATCTATGAAGGCTGTCAATGTGTAATTACTGGAGATGTAAAGTATCACGATGCTCAAGATGCAATTTCCCAGGGAATAAATGTAATTGATATTGAACATTACCATAGCGAAAAATTTTTTGCTAACTTTTTAGCCGACTATTTATCTGATGAAGTAAGAAAAAGAGGATTAAATGTAAATATTATAGCATCGAGTATAGACATTAATCCTTTTCAAACACTTTAA
- a CDS encoding tRNA (adenine(22)-N(1))-methyltransferase, with translation MMVPFVNDNSIAKFKRGDLELSIKLTPRLQKIVDQVIEGDVVADIGTDHGYIPIYLLKNKISPFVIAGDINQKPLESAENNIQKYALSDVAETRLGSGLSILKPGEVDTVIVAGMGGLLISDLLTTSKKVVEKLNTLILQPMQAQPELRKYLINNGFTIEKDLLVKEDHHIYEIIVATHGIQEIRDQICYEIGFHINSNPKPLAIEFISGKIRATKMVIENISNNASEPSVEKLKEMNIKLKKLEEVLECL, from the coding sequence ATGATGGTACCTTTTGTAAATGATAATTCAATAGCTAAATTTAAAAGAGGTGATTTAGAATTGAGCATAAAACTAACTCCAAGATTACAAAAAATAGTAGATCAAGTTATAGAAGGAGATGTTGTAGCTGATATAGGAACAGATCATGGATATATTCCTATATATTTATTGAAAAATAAAATAAGTCCCTTTGTAATAGCAGGGGATATTAACCAAAAACCTTTAGAGAGTGCTGAAAATAATATTCAAAAATATGCCCTTTCAGACGTGGCAGAAACTAGACTAGGAAGTGGACTTTCAATTTTAAAACCTGGGGAAGTAGATACTGTTATTGTTGCAGGTATGGGTGGATTATTAATAAGTGATTTATTAACTACTTCAAAGAAAGTAGTAGAAAAACTTAATACCTTAATTCTTCAGCCAATGCAAGCCCAACCAGAACTAAGAAAGTATTTAATAAATAATGGCTTTACTATAGAAAAGGATCTATTAGTTAAAGAAGACCATCATATTTATGAAATTATTGTGGCAACTCATGGAATACAAGAAATAAGGGATCAAATTTGCTATGAAATTGGATTTCACATAAATAGTAATCCAAAACCATTAGCTATTGAGTTTATTAGTGGGAAAATAAGAGCAACAAAAATGGTTATAGAAAACATATCCAATAATGCCTCTGAGCCTTCAGTTGAAAAATTAAAAGAGATGAATATTAAACTAAAAAAACTAGAGGAGGTGCTTGAGTGTCTATAA
- the rpoD gene encoding RNA polymerase sigma factor RpoD, which yields MDNIKDTKKQTIQKLIEKGKKRGMITYSEIMDVLEDVDLDKDQIDEIYDHFATMGIDIVGDKEDTDEDIDIDESALEPEMEVEEHIEDDASLLKGVNIDDPVRMYLKEIGKVPLLSAEEEINLAKRMDAGDEEAKKKLVEANLRLVVSIAKRYVGRGMLFLDLIQEGNLGLIKAVEKFDYKKGFKFSTYATWWIRQAITRAIADQARTIRIPVHMVETINKLIRVSRQLLQELGRDPRPEEIAVEMDLSEDKVREILKIAQEPVSLETPIGEEEDSHLGDFIPDDDAPAPAEAAAFSLLKEQLVEVLDTLTPREQKVLRLRFGLDDGRARTLEEVGKKFDVTRERIRQIEAKALRKLRHPSRSKKLKDYLE from the coding sequence TTGGATAATATAAAAGATACAAAAAAACAGACAATTCAAAAGCTAATAGAAAAAGGTAAAAAGCGCGGGATGATTACCTATTCCGAAATTATGGATGTATTAGAGGATGTCGATTTAGATAAGGATCAAATAGATGAAATATATGATCACTTCGCTACAATGGGTATAGATATTGTAGGTGATAAGGAAGATACAGATGAAGACATAGATATTGATGAATCTGCATTAGAACCGGAGATGGAAGTAGAAGAACATATTGAAGATGATGCTAGTTTGCTAAAAGGGGTCAATATAGATGATCCTGTTAGAATGTATTTAAAAGAAATTGGGAAAGTGCCTTTATTATCTGCTGAAGAAGAAATTAATCTAGCAAAAAGAATGGATGCAGGAGACGAAGAGGCAAAGAAAAAGTTAGTTGAAGCCAATTTAAGGTTAGTTGTAAGTATTGCAAAGCGATATGTAGGTAGAGGTATGCTCTTTCTAGATTTAATTCAAGAAGGAAATTTAGGACTTATTAAGGCTGTAGAAAAGTTTGACTATAAAAAGGGATTTAAGTTTAGTACCTATGCTACATGGTGGATACGTCAAGCAATTACAAGAGCAATAGCGGATCAAGCCCGAACTATTAGAATACCCGTTCATATGGTTGAAACAATTAACAAATTGATTCGTGTATCAAGACAGTTGTTACAAGAGTTAGGAAGAGACCCAAGACCAGAAGAAATTGCGGTTGAAATGGATCTTTCAGAGGACAAGGTTCGAGAGATACTTAAAATTGCTCAGGAACCAGTTTCTTTAGAAACACCTATTGGTGAAGAAGAAGATAGTCATTTAGGAGATTTTATTCCAGATGATGATGCACCAGCTCCAGCAGAGGCAGCAGCATTTTCATTATTGAAAGAGCAACTTGTTGAGGTATTGGATACACTAACACCTAGAGAACAAAAAGTATTAAGATTACGTTTCGGATTAGATGACGGTAGAGCAAGAACCTTAGAAGAAGTAGGTAAAAAGTTTGATGTAACAAGAGAGAGAATAAGACAAATTGAAGCAAAAGCATTAAGAAAGCTTAGACACCCTAGTCGAAGTAAAAAGTTAAAGGATTATTTAGAGTAA